A genomic segment from Aspergillus chevalieri M1 DNA, chromosome 7, nearly complete sequence encodes:
- a CDS encoding uncharacterized protein (COG:S;~EggNog:ENOG410PZVK), whose product MVFSCTRCARLGKTCVKSDDSDRCSECVKEGGRSRCVEMKPSYSDAEWRRLVRAQHSIKDEEEALLAKLLRLRKQERLLRERANEFISHEFQAIEELEELEREEKRTHEEQGKLQKQGEDVEYDTQLAPASDDPSLAQMMNSPSFWENFDSAVAGGIPSPTGGNQSSSQ is encoded by the coding sequence ATGGTTTTTTCTTGTACTCGGTGTGCTCGTCTGGGTAAAACCTGCGTCAAATCCGATGATTCCGATCGTTGTAGCGAGTGTGTTAAGGAAGGCGGTCGTTCGCGTTGTGTTGAAATGAAACCTTCCTATTCTGATGCTGAATGGCGTCGTCTTGTTCGTGCTCAGCATTCCAtcaaagatgaagaagaggctcTTCTGGCGAAACTCCTTCGGTTGCGAAAGCAAGAGCGTTTGCTTAGGGAGCGTGCGAATGAATTTATTTCTCATGAATTCCAAGCGATTGAAGAATTGGAAGAActagaaagagaagaaaagagaactcATGAAGAACAAGGGAAACTTCAGAAACaaggagaggatgttgagtATGACACTCAACTAGCACCAGCGTCTGATGATCCTAGTTTggctcagatgatgaattccccttccttctgggagaacttcgactctgctgttgctggtggtattccttcaccaactggtggcaaccagtcaagttcgcaatag
- a CDS encoding uncharacterized protein (COG:U;~EggNog:ENOG410PJMS;~InterPro:IPR022812,IPR027417,IPR001401,IPR000375, IPR030381,IPR020850;~PFAM:PF00350,PF01031;~go_function: GO:0003924 - GTPase activity [Evidence IEA];~go_function: GO:0005525 - GTP binding [Evidence IEA]) — protein sequence MSQKDWIPLDSGQVRSGLGLVSSRISERLNQVDRVRARGVGDHIALPQLVVCGDQSAGKSSVLEGISGIPFPRQDGVCTRFATEIILRHEPNDQRNTATIIPHMSRAEDEKVRLSAFHRDINDLVNLPGIVDEAARLMGVQGANDSTDAPTFAADVLRLEVVGDTGLHLTLVDLPGLISVSENEEDVQLVGNLVNSYLENSRTIILAVVPASSDVDTQSIIQRARRFDKDGLRTVGIITKPDLINDGTESRVAKLANNADRTKLKLGFFLLKNPRPIDLEKGMTMVERRKMEAQFFANPPWNNLGLNPSRVGIDNLRVFMQDLLDRHIERELPKVRKDVGQLLQEISKELMDLGTERTSPPQIRIYLTRIATNVQDLMKAGVEGIYGSRDGFFEEVDDGEESHRLRAAIHMENGKFANYMRQHGQKRKVVSAEHQEDTDPEIGQILVTKEQMSTWIKKIYDRTRGRELPGNYNHALLGELFHAQSSRWGDIARDHVTKIADLVFRFVQSVLAFVIKDTNARENICRRVIATLDENVKCAFNELGKLLDDEAGCPITYDHYYTDNVQEARNNRSKQDLGTSLNNAINEDWNGRFHVSNSSIEISRLMASLQNHGVIVDMEVRACYEAEIDLDAYYKVAMKTFVDNVCRQVIERHILAKLPNVFNPMTVSSYSDEDLFCLAAESSKLSKRRVEASQLQEALEDSLRELR from the exons ATGTCACAAAAAGATTGGATTCCGCTGGACAGTGGTCAAGTCCGAAGCGGACTTGGCCTAGTGTCATCCAGGATATCTGAACGTCTCAACCAAGTTGACCGTGTTCGTGCCCGTGGGGTTGGAGACCACATCGCGCTTCCGCAGCTGGTTGTCTGTGGTGATCAATCAGCAGGAAAAAGCTCCGTCTTGGAAGGTATCAGTGGTATTCCATTTCCTCGCCAGGATGGTGTTTGTACACGATTTGCCACGGAAATCATCCTCCGTCATGAGCCAAATGACCAGCGAAACACAGCGACAATAATCCCTCATATGTCCCGCGCAGAAGATGAAAAGGTCAGGTTGAGCGCCTTTCACCGCGACATCAACGATCTTGTGAATTTGCCTGGCATCGTTGACGAAGCTGCGAGACTTATGGGTGTACAAGGCGCCAATGACTCAACTGACGCGCCGACTTTCGCCGCTGATGTACTTCGCTTGGAGGTTGTCGGGGATACTGGCTTGCATCTTACCCTTGTTGACCTGCCTGGTCTAATCTCCGTCTCTGAGAATGAGGAAGACGTGCAGCTTGTCGGCAATCTTGTGAATTCATATTTGGAGAACTCGCGGACAATCATTCTTGCTGTGGTCCCCGCAAGCAGTGACGTGGATACCCAGAGTATCATTCAACGTGCTCGTCGATTTGACAAGGATGGGCTCCGGACTGTTGGAATTATCACGAAACCCGATCTGATCAATGATGGTACCGAATCACGTGTTGCAAAATTGGCCAACAATGCTGATAGAACGAAATTGAAACTTGGATTTTTCCTCCTTAAGAATCCTAGACCTATTGACTTGGAGAAGGGCATGACCATGGTTGAGCGTCGGAAGATGGAGGCGCAGTTTTttgccaatcccccttgGAATAACCTTGGACTCAATCCTTCACGGGTCGGCATAGACAATCTTCGGGTCTTTATGCAAGACCTCCTCGACCGACACATCGAGCGCGAGTTGCCAAAGGTTCGAAAGGATGTGGGTCAATTGCTTCAAGAGATCAGCAAGGAGCTTATGGATCTTGGGACAGAACGAACCTCGCCTCCGCAGATACGAATATATCTGACGCGCATTGCTACAAATGTTCAGGATCTCATGAAAGCTGGAGTTGAAGGGATATATGGTAGCCGAGACGGATTCTTCGAAGAAGTCGATGACGGAGAGGAGAGTCACCGGCTTCGGGCCGCGATCCACATGGAAAACGGGAAATTTGCCAACTACATGAGGCAGCATGGACAGAAACGCAAAGTGGTTTCGGCCGAACATCAAGAAGACACTGACCCAGAGATTGGCCAGATCTTGGTGACCAAGGAGCAAATGTCGACGTGGATCAAGAAG ATATACGACCGGACCCGCGGCCGAGAACTTCCTGGCAATTATAACCATGCATTGCTGGGTGAATTATTTCATGCGCAGTCATCTCGCTGGGGTGATATTGCTCGCGACCATGTCACTAAGATCGCAGACTTGGTTTTTCGATTTGTACAATCAGTTTTGGCATTTGTAATAAAAGATACCAATGCCCGGGAAAACATTTGTCGACGTGTCATTGCGACATTGGATGAGAATGTCAAGTGCGCATTTAATGAATTGGGCAAGTTGCTAGATGACGAGGCTGGATGTCCGATTACATACGACCATTACTACACGGATAACGTCCAAGAGGCGCGCAACAACCGTTCGAAGCAAGACCTTGGCACATCGCTAAATAACGCTATCAACGAAGACTGGAATGGTCGCTTTCACGTAAGCAACTCGTCCATTGAGATCAGTCGGCTTATGGCGTCTCTCCAAAACCATGGTGTCATCGTTGATATGGAGGTTCGGGCGTGCTACGAAGCAGAAATTGATCTAGATGCCTACTATAAG GTCGCTATGAAAACCTTCGTCGATAATGTCTGTCGCCAGGTTATCGAGAGGCACATTCTTGCTAAGCTTCCAAATGTATTCAATCCGATGACGGTCAGTAGCTATTCAGATGAAGATCTATTCTGCTTGGCTGCCGAGTCATCTAAGCTTAGTAAGCGTCGAGTTGAGGCAAGTCAACTACAAGAGGCATTAGAGGACAGCCTTCGTGAATTGCGTTGA
- a CDS encoding uncharacterized protein (COG:S;~EggNog:ENOG410Q18Z), with amino-acid sequence MCSVFCSTHGIAFLGTPLWSPMEPASGVPLYGTSLTILAEIVTQSIGLAKQKDIVDVLRCGFEAVLSDNPTDFDTMHEVRLARKLPPIKVVCFYAELPMEESNFVLTRDLATLPGCTSVGIHKNHMDMTKFATVDDSGFIAVRETLGPWIKEVDATGSSVDTANQYGSNNRQYNNFGEGRQMIIEGSRFKTKGDQNFTVL; translated from the exons ATGTGCAGTGTTTTTTGTTCCACTCATGGTATCGCTTTTCTCGGCACGCCGTTGTGGTCGCCTATGGAACCAGCCAGTGGCGTGCCGCTCTATGGAACCAGCCTTACTATATTGGCCGAGATCGTGACCCAATCCATCGGCCTGGCCAAGCAGAAGGACATCGTCGATGTTCTCAGGTGCGGTTTCGAAGCTGTGCTTTCAGACAATCCAACCGACTTCGACACAATGCACGAGGTGCGCCTTGCAAGAAAATTGCCGCCAATCAAAGTCGTTTGCTTCTACGCGGAGTTGCCGATGGAGGAATCTAATTTC GTCCTGACTCGGGATTTGGCCACGCTGCCGGGCTGCACCTCCGTTGGAATCCACAAAAATCATATGGATATGACTAAATTCGCCACGGTGGATGACTCCGGATTCATTGCTGTTCGTGAAACCCTAGGTCCGTGGATCAAAGAAGTGGATGCGACTGGATCATCGGTCGATACTGCCAACCAGTATGGTAGTAATAATCGTCAGTACAATAATTTTGGTGAGGGGAGGCAAATGATCATTGAAGGCTCCCGTTTTAAGACGAAGGGGGATCAAAATTTCACGGTTCTGTAG